In the genome of Balneolaceae bacterium, the window CATTGATGAATTGGAACCGGATGCAGCCATTATCTTCTCTGATATTCTGACCATACCTCAGGCCTTGGGAATTGATGTTGATCTGGTTCCCGGTAAAGGCCCCGTGATGGACAATCCCATCCAAACTGTTGACGATGCTTTTGCGATTCTGGCAGAAGATATCCCGCAGAAACTACATCATGTGATGGATGCGATCACACTCACCCGAAAAGAGTTAAATGGACGAGTTCCACTCATCGGATTTGGCGGTGCTCCGTGGACCCTATTTTGCTACATGGTGCAGGGCGAAGGTTCTCGTAACTTCGACAAAGCGAAGGCTTTTCTAACCCAGCAACCCGATGCTTCGCGGCATGTAATGAAAGAACTTACCAAAGCCACGATTGATTATTTGAAAGCGCAGGTTGAGGCCGGGGCACAAGTTGTGCAGCTATTTGATTCCTGGGCTGGAATTCTCAGTCCCGATGATTTTAACGAGTGGTCTCTGCCCTATTTGATGGAGATCACCCATGCGATTAAAGACGTTCCGGTAATTTTGTTCGCCAAAGGGGCATGGTATGCGCTGGAGCGAATGAGTTTCAAAAGCGGCGCTGCTGCTCTCGGACTCGACTGGACGATCTCTCCCGAATTCGGCCGGGAAAAATCCCGAAATAAGATCACACTCCAGGGCAATTTTGATCCAACGCATCTG includes:
- the hemE gene encoding uroporphyrinogen decarboxylase translates to MNHSFPPLKNDLLLRALKGEDVERPPVWMMRQAGRYLPQYMKLRKKYTFFERVETPELACEITIQPIDELEPDAAIIFSDILTIPQALGIDVDLVPGKGPVMDNPIQTVDDAFAILAEDIPQKLHHVMDAITLTRKELNGRVPLIGFGGAPWTLFCYMVQGEGSRNFDKAKAFLTQQPDASRHVMKELTKATIDYLKAQVEAGAQVVQLFDSWAGILSPDDFNEWSLPYLMEITHAIKDVPVILFAKGAWYALERMSFKSGAAALGLDWTISPEFGREKSRNKITLQGNFDPTHLLGPIKDIELKTKRMIDRFGTQRYIANLGHGILPNVPVDHARAFVETVKSYRSES